A part of Thermoanaerobaculia bacterium genomic DNA contains:
- a CDS encoding type III pantothenate kinase, which produces MSAALLVVDVGNTNTVLGLYAGKSLTADWRLATRRDATADEIGILLTGLLGSPPPKVARAIVATVVPSLQFPWKTAFRKYLGLDATFVEPGIRTGMPILYDNPQEVGADRIVNAVAAFEKYGGPCIVVDFGTATTFDVVNAAGEYAGGVITPGVMISAEALFSRAARLSRVEIRRPSAVIGKTTTASIQSGLYFGYLGLVDGLIDRIAAEMDGKPKVVATGGLAELLGRASSKIETIDPHLTLEGLRILDERNRPRRG; this is translated from the coding sequence GTGAGCGCGGCGCTCCTCGTCGTCGACGTCGGGAACACGAACACGGTGCTCGGACTGTACGCGGGGAAGTCGCTGACGGCGGACTGGCGCCTCGCGACGCGACGCGACGCGACGGCCGACGAGATCGGCATCCTGCTGACGGGCCTCCTCGGTTCGCCGCCGCCGAAAGTGGCGCGGGCGATCGTGGCGACGGTCGTTCCGTCGCTCCAGTTCCCCTGGAAGACCGCCTTCCGGAAATATCTCGGCCTCGACGCGACCTTCGTCGAGCCCGGCATCCGCACCGGCATGCCGATCCTCTACGACAATCCGCAGGAGGTCGGCGCGGACCGGATCGTGAACGCCGTCGCGGCCTTCGAGAAGTACGGAGGCCCGTGCATCGTCGTCGACTTCGGCACGGCGACGACGTTCGACGTCGTCAACGCGGCCGGCGAGTACGCCGGCGGGGTCATCACTCCCGGCGTGATGATTTCGGCGGAGGCGCTCTTCTCCCGCGCGGCGCGACTCTCGCGCGTCGAGATTCGCCGGCCGTCGGCGGTGATCGGGAAGACGACCACGGCGTCGATCCAGTCCGGGCTCTACTTCGGCTATCTCGGCCTCGTCGACGGGCTCATCGACCGGATCGCCGCGGAGATGGACGGGAAACCGAAGGTCGTGGCGACGGGCGGCCTCGCCGAGCTGCTCGGCCGCGCCTCGTCGAAGATCGAAACGATCGACCCGCATCTGACGCTGGAGGGGCTCAGGATCCTCGACGAGAGAAACCGGCCGCGCCGCGGCTGA
- a CDS encoding response regulator — translation MPKSILLADDSLTIQKVIELTFSDTDYELTTVSNGAEALAALERHRPDLVMADVVMPGKNGYEVCEAIKSTPSLADIPVILLSGTFEPFDRDRAERARANAIVTKPFDSKNLLVQVESLLHGRRPSPTTVAVPASPEASPVETRAFRTGEIGHPTPSDSGLDFAEFPAESAFEAEPAGRIEPGPLDAERPAAPSPEPLAFPMDDTSPFGRSAAAEPGAGVEETGAEAFSETDNVFEFPAVEPPSERETEAPSLEIPPSWSSRADQEITQELVASRLVPPPEFPSEPVFLHGDAEPEPEPSSAPESRSAAPVGETEAAPPEPSMPPVETAPAPAAPPDTEVLGPSEIAPDIERLAQGASISDLASMVSRIAAPVSLSDDDVERISRRVVERLSERIVRDIAWEVVPEIAEILVRQRLRELEAEPSGDSR, via the coding sequence ATGCCTAAGTCGATTCTGCTGGCCGACGACTCGTTGACCATCCAGAAGGTCATCGAGTTGACGTTCTCGGACACCGATTACGAACTGACGACCGTCAGCAACGGCGCGGAGGCCCTCGCCGCCCTCGAACGGCACCGACCCGATCTCGTGATGGCGGACGTCGTGATGCCCGGCAAGAACGGGTACGAAGTCTGCGAGGCGATCAAATCCACCCCGTCGCTCGCCGACATTCCGGTGATTCTCCTCTCCGGCACGTTCGAGCCGTTCGACCGCGATCGCGCCGAGCGCGCCCGCGCGAACGCGATCGTCACGAAACCCTTCGACTCGAAGAATCTCCTCGTCCAGGTCGAGAGCCTGCTGCACGGCCGGCGGCCGTCGCCGACGACGGTCGCGGTTCCGGCGTCCCCCGAAGCGTCTCCGGTGGAGACCCGCGCGTTCCGGACCGGCGAGATCGGCCACCCGACTCCGTCCGACTCGGGGCTCGACTTCGCCGAGTTTCCGGCGGAGAGCGCGTTCGAGGCGGAGCCCGCCGGACGCATCGAGCCGGGCCCGCTCGACGCGGAGCGTCCGGCGGCGCCTTCCCCCGAACCCCTCGCGTTTCCCATGGACGACACGTCGCCTTTCGGAAGGTCCGCGGCGGCCGAACCCGGAGCGGGGGTCGAGGAGACGGGCGCCGAGGCGTTCTCCGAGACGGACAACGTCTTCGAGTTTCCGGCCGTCGAGCCGCCGTCCGAGCGGGAGACCGAGGCGCCGTCGCTGGAGATTCCGCCGTCGTGGTCCTCGCGCGCGGACCAGGAGATCACGCAGGAGCTCGTCGCTTCGCGTCTCGTGCCGCCTCCCGAGTTTCCTTCCGAGCCCGTCTTCCTCCACGGCGACGCGGAACCCGAGCCGGAACCGAGCTCCGCGCCGGAGTCCCGTTCCGCCGCTCCCGTCGGCGAGACGGAGGCGGCGCCCCCCGAGCCGTCGATGCCCCCGGTCGAAACCGCCCCCGCGCCCGCCGCGCCTCCCGACACGGAGGTGCTCGGGCCGTCGGAGATCGCTCCCGACATCGAACGGCTCGCGCAGGGGGCGTCGATTTCCGACCTCGCGAGCATGGTCAGCCGCATCGCGGCGCCGGTCTCCCTCTCGGACGACGACGTCGAGAGGATCTCCCGCCGAGTCGTGGAGCGGCTCTCGGAGAGGATCGTCCGCGACATCGCCTGGGAAGTGGTGCCGGAGATCGCCGAAATCCTCGTCCGGCAGCGCCTGCGGGAGTTGGAAGCCGAGCCCTCCGGCGACTCCCGATAG
- a CDS encoding hydroxymethylglutaryl-CoA lyase yields the protein MSEELPYSITRPRVPPSATIYEVGPRDGLQNEKENVATAVKIGFIEKLADAGLTAIETTSFVKPSAIPQLADAADVVRGVRRRSGLRLPVLVPNMKGFEAARAVGVREIAVFTAASETFNRRNINCGIEESIERFRPVVASAEEDKIRVRAYISTAFGCPFEGKIEPESVREVVHMLLDLGIEEISIGDTIGVATPNQVYDVVETLYASGVTREVLALHFHDTRGTALANVCAGLDCGVTIFDSSAGGLGGCPYAPGATGNLATEDLLYLLDGLGVSTGVSLAGVVDASLYLARETGRRPPSRYLAARLGDAQGSLPA from the coding sequence ATGTCCGAAGAACTGCCCTACTCGATCACGCGCCCGAGGGTTCCGCCGAGCGCGACGATCTACGAAGTCGGCCCGCGCGACGGGCTCCAGAACGAGAAGGAGAACGTCGCCACCGCGGTCAAGATCGGGTTCATCGAGAAGCTCGCGGACGCCGGCCTCACGGCGATCGAGACGACGTCCTTCGTCAAGCCGTCGGCGATCCCGCAGCTCGCCGACGCGGCGGACGTCGTGCGGGGCGTCCGGCGGCGGAGCGGCCTCCGTCTCCCCGTTCTCGTGCCCAACATGAAGGGGTTCGAGGCGGCGCGCGCGGTCGGCGTCCGCGAAATCGCGGTCTTCACGGCGGCCTCCGAGACGTTCAACCGGCGGAACATCAACTGCGGGATCGAGGAATCGATCGAGCGGTTCCGTCCCGTGGTCGCCTCCGCGGAGGAGGACAAGATCCGGGTGCGGGCCTACATCTCGACGGCGTTCGGGTGTCCGTTCGAGGGGAAGATCGAGCCGGAATCGGTGCGCGAGGTGGTCCACATGCTCCTCGATCTCGGAATCGAGGAGATCTCGATCGGCGACACGATCGGGGTCGCGACACCCAACCAGGTCTACGACGTCGTCGAGACGCTCTATGCGTCCGGGGTCACCCGCGAGGTGCTCGCGCTTCACTTCCACGATACCCGCGGGACGGCGCTCGCCAACGTCTGCGCCGGACTGGACTGCGGCGTCACGATCTTCGATTCTTCCGCCGGAGGCCTCGGCGGGTGTCCGTACGCGCCCGGGGCGACGGGCAATCTCGCAACGGAGGATCTGCTCTATCTGCTGGACGGACTGGGCGTTTCGACCGGCGTTTCCCTCGCGGGGGTCGTCGACGCGAGCCTTTACCTCGCCCGGGAGACGGGACGGCGCCCGCCGTCCCGGTATCTCGCCGCCCGGCTCGGCGATGCCCAGGGCTCCCTGCCTGCCTAG
- a CDS encoding biotin/lipoyl-containing protein, whose translation MSGRSIGWIRGSDVEALEVPAGAEVETRDGEIREVSYGGRRTPVRTARAGETIFVWCGGDVWEFTAAPAPGRAGRSARDDAGLRAPMPGRIVRLLVSEGETVTRGTTLLVLEAMKMEHEIKAPHDGTVARLPYLVGDQVDAGAPLVEFAG comes from the coding sequence GTGAGCGGCCGTTCGATCGGCTGGATCCGGGGTTCGGACGTCGAAGCGCTCGAGGTGCCGGCCGGAGCGGAAGTCGAGACGCGCGACGGGGAGATCCGGGAAGTGTCTTACGGCGGGCGCCGGACCCCCGTCCGGACGGCCCGGGCGGGGGAGACCATCTTCGTCTGGTGCGGAGGCGACGTTTGGGAATTCACGGCCGCGCCCGCCCCCGGAAGAGCGGGGCGGAGCGCCCGGGACGACGCCGGGCTGAGGGCGCCCATGCCGGGGCGGATCGTCCGGCTCCTCGTCTCGGAAGGAGAGACCGTGACGCGCGGAACGACTCTCCTCGTGCTCGAGGCGATGAAGATGGAGCACGAGATCAAGGCGCCGCACGACGGGACCGTCGCCCGCCTCCCGTATCTCGTCGGCGACCAGGTCGACGCGGGAGCGCCGCTCGTGGAATTCGCGGGATAA
- a CDS encoding valine--tRNA ligase, which translates to MASPSGLPKTFDPSSFEERQSRRWEEAGAFRPGGRPGDPRFSVVIAPPNVTGKIHIGHALENSLVDALVRWKRMQGLRTVWVPGTDHAGIATQMVVERALAREGIDRKAIGREAFVEKVWEWKKESKDSIRHQLERLGCSLDWSRERFTLDEGLSRAVRKVFVDLHRDGLVYRGRYVVNWCPRCGTAVSDLEVNHVETPGKLYFIKYDVEGDDVGAIVATTRPETLLGDTALAIAPNDPRTRRLVGKTAILPILGRRLPVVEDDFVDREFGSGIVKVTPAHDPNDFAAATRHGLPAVLVIGPDGRMTGEAGPFAGLDRFDARARVLERLWAEQRIVDAREHVHAVGHCQRCDTVIEPYLSNQWFVRVAPLAGPAIAAVESGEIRFFPEHWTKTYFEWMRNIHDWCVSRQLWWGHRIPAYYCARDHVTVAEERPAACATCGLPDLVQDPDVLDTWFSSQLWPFSVFGWPESTEDLREFYPTDVLVSGFDILFFWDARMIMAGLRLTRTPPFAILHLHGLVRDEKGEKMSKTRGNVIDPLDVIAEFGADAVRFTLLSLASPGRDLPLARSRMAGSRAFMTKVWNATRFVLAQEVPPEEPGAEAADPRALPLLDRAILSRLHETIEAVGRQLGEFRFDLAAASIYDFVWRDFCDRHLEMVKPILSGKTGSDADRRSARRTLHACLRDVLALLHPFAPFVTEEIWEALGSGTLLATAPFPKFDAAFVAPDADAAVHAFAEILTRVRNFRSERGAPPTEPVELRVAPDAPHGPALRELAPVLVALGRLSALEFEPAAPGDARDVVEGVAVAMRFAQREARADRAGIERELGKLDDEIRVLAARLRNPEYLEKAPDLVVQKSRQRLFEMEKRRAALAGTPH; encoded by the coding sequence GTGGCTTCCCCGAGCGGCCTGCCCAAAACTTTCGACCCCTCCTCGTTCGAAGAACGGCAATCGCGCCGCTGGGAGGAGGCGGGCGCGTTCCGTCCCGGAGGGCGTCCCGGCGATCCCCGGTTCTCGGTCGTGATCGCGCCTCCGAACGTCACCGGGAAGATCCACATCGGCCACGCGCTCGAAAACTCCCTCGTCGACGCCCTCGTCCGGTGGAAGCGGATGCAGGGATTGCGGACCGTGTGGGTGCCGGGAACGGACCACGCCGGCATCGCGACGCAGATGGTCGTCGAGCGGGCGCTGGCGCGGGAGGGGATCGACCGGAAGGCGATCGGCCGCGAGGCGTTCGTCGAGAAGGTCTGGGAGTGGAAGAAGGAGTCGAAGGACTCCATCCGCCACCAGCTGGAGCGCCTCGGCTGCTCCCTCGACTGGAGCCGGGAAAGATTCACGCTGGACGAGGGGCTCTCGCGAGCGGTGCGGAAGGTCTTCGTCGACCTCCACCGCGACGGCTTGGTGTACCGCGGGCGCTACGTCGTGAACTGGTGCCCGAGATGCGGCACCGCGGTGTCCGACCTCGAGGTCAACCACGTCGAAACTCCCGGGAAGCTGTACTTCATCAAGTACGACGTCGAGGGGGACGACGTCGGGGCGATCGTCGCGACGACCCGTCCCGAGACGCTCCTCGGGGACACCGCGCTCGCGATCGCCCCGAACGACCCGCGGACCCGGCGTCTCGTCGGGAAGACGGCGATCCTCCCGATCCTCGGGCGCCGGTTGCCGGTCGTCGAAGACGACTTCGTCGACCGCGAGTTCGGATCGGGCATCGTGAAGGTCACGCCGGCGCACGACCCGAACGATTTCGCGGCGGCGACCCGGCACGGCCTTCCGGCCGTGCTCGTGATCGGTCCCGACGGCCGGATGACCGGAGAAGCGGGGCCGTTCGCCGGTCTCGACCGCTTCGACGCCCGCGCCCGCGTCCTCGAGCGGCTCTGGGCCGAGCAGCGGATCGTCGACGCGCGGGAGCACGTGCACGCGGTCGGCCACTGCCAGCGCTGCGACACCGTCATCGAGCCCTATCTCTCGAACCAGTGGTTCGTGCGGGTCGCGCCGCTCGCCGGTCCCGCGATCGCCGCCGTCGAGAGCGGAGAGATCCGGTTCTTCCCCGAGCACTGGACGAAGACGTACTTCGAGTGGATGCGGAACATCCACGACTGGTGCGTTTCCCGGCAGCTCTGGTGGGGACACCGCATTCCCGCGTACTACTGCGCCCGCGACCACGTCACGGTGGCGGAAGAGCGGCCCGCGGCATGCGCGACGTGCGGCCTGCCGGATCTCGTCCAGGATCCCGACGTGCTCGACACCTGGTTTTCTTCGCAGCTGTGGCCGTTCTCCGTCTTCGGCTGGCCGGAATCGACCGAGGACCTGCGCGAGTTCTACCCGACCGACGTCCTCGTCTCCGGCTTCGACATCCTGTTCTTCTGGGACGCCCGGATGATCATGGCGGGCCTCCGGCTGACCCGCACGCCGCCGTTCGCGATCCTCCATCTCCACGGCCTGGTCCGCGACGAGAAGGGGGAGAAGATGTCGAAGACGCGCGGGAACGTCATCGATCCTCTCGACGTGATCGCGGAGTTCGGCGCCGACGCCGTGCGCTTCACGCTCCTGTCGCTCGCCTCGCCCGGCCGCGACCTGCCCCTCGCGCGGAGCCGGATGGCGGGGTCGCGGGCCTTCATGACGAAGGTGTGGAACGCGACCCGGTTCGTCCTCGCGCAGGAGGTCCCGCCGGAGGAGCCCGGCGCCGAGGCGGCCGATCCGCGCGCTCTCCCGCTCCTCGACCGCGCGATCCTCTCCCGCCTCCACGAGACGATCGAGGCCGTCGGCCGGCAGCTCGGCGAATTCCGTTTCGATCTGGCGGCGGCGAGCATCTACGATTTCGTCTGGCGGGACTTCTGCGACCGGCACCTGGAGATGGTCAAGCCGATCCTCTCGGGGAAGACCGGGAGCGATGCGGACCGGCGGTCGGCGCGCCGAACGCTCCACGCCTGCCTGCGCGACGTGCTGGCGCTGCTCCACCCGTTCGCGCCGTTCGTCACCGAGGAGATCTGGGAGGCGCTCGGCAGCGGGACGCTTCTGGCGACCGCTCCGTTCCCGAAGTTCGATGCCGCATTCGTCGCTCCCGACGCGGACGCCGCCGTCCACGCCTTCGCCGAGATCCTGACGCGGGTGAGGAACTTCCGGTCCGAGCGCGGCGCCCCCCCGACCGAGCCCGTCGAGCTGCGCGTCGCTCCCGACGCTCCGCACGGCCCGGCCCTCCGCGAGCTCGCGCCGGTGCTCGTCGCGCTGGGCCGGCTCTCGGCGCTCGAGTTCGAGCCCGCGGCGCCCGGAGACGCACGGGACGTCGTGGAAGGAGTGGCGGTCGCCATGCGCTTCGCGCAGCGGGAGGCCCGCGCCGACCGGGCGGGAATCGAGCGGGAGCTCGGAAAGCTCGACGACGAGATCCGGGTCCTCGCGGCGAGGCTGCGGAACCCCGAGTACCTCGAAAAGGCGCCGGACCTCGTCGTGCAGAAGTCGCGGCAGAGGCTGTTCGAGATGGAGAAGCGCCGGGCCGCCCTCGCCGGGACGCCGCATTGA
- a CDS encoding biotin--[acetyl-CoA-carboxylase] ligase yields the protein MIDVFGDPFDGKGYRRLANFVFFPSVDSTNAVARGLIDHSLVEEVELEPTVIAAAMQSEGRGRRDRSWRSPAGGVYATFVFRVPAGARLPHLPLAAGVWVSEALASAAGVESRLKWPNDVLAGDRKVAGILTEAKTRGDETHAAIGIGVNVCGAAQDFGEGATSAEAVASGAPSLSRVFAEICRACDRYLAAPEDARVVERWLERSRHEADAEIRVSPPEGGAPVVGRFAGLTEDGFLRLRVGGSEVVVTSGEVGSW from the coding sequence TTGATCGACGTCTTCGGGGATCCTTTCGACGGGAAGGGCTATCGGCGGCTCGCGAATTTCGTGTTCTTTCCCTCGGTCGATTCGACGAACGCGGTCGCCCGGGGGCTGATCGACCACTCGTTGGTCGAGGAGGTCGAGCTGGAGCCGACGGTCATCGCGGCGGCGATGCAGAGCGAGGGCCGGGGGCGCCGCGACCGGAGCTGGCGGTCCCCGGCCGGGGGGGTGTACGCGACGTTCGTCTTCCGCGTTCCCGCCGGCGCCCGTCTGCCGCACCTGCCGCTGGCCGCCGGCGTCTGGGTTTCGGAAGCGCTGGCCTCGGCCGCCGGCGTCGAGAGCCGGCTCAAGTGGCCCAACGACGTCCTCGCGGGAGACCGCAAGGTCGCGGGAATCCTCACGGAGGCGAAAACGCGCGGAGACGAGACGCACGCCGCGATCGGGATCGGAGTGAACGTGTGCGGGGCCGCGCAGGACTTCGGCGAAGGCGCCACCAGCGCGGAGGCCGTCGCCTCGGGAGCGCCTTCGCTCTCCCGGGTCTTCGCGGAGATCTGCCGCGCCTGCGACCGGTATCTCGCCGCGCCGGAGGACGCCCGGGTCGTCGAGCGATGGCTCGAACGTTCGCGTCACGAGGCGGACGCGGAGATCCGCGTGTCTCCGCCCGAAGGAGGAGCGCCGGTCGTCGGGCGTTTCGCGGGATTGACGGAGGATGGATTCCTCCGGCTGAGGGTCGGCGGTTCGGAGGTCGTGGTGACGTCGGGAGAGGTCGGATCCTGGTGA